A region from the Acidobacteriota bacterium genome encodes:
- a CDS encoding transposase domain-containing protein — NWLFCWTELGAEHVGVLQSLLQACRLQGLSPYRYLVDVLQCVDSHPASEVALLTPRLWKERFGEDPLLSPLERHTSRTAD; from the coding sequence AATTGGCTTTTCTGCTGGACCGAGCTGGGTGCGGAGCACGTGGGCGTCTTGCAGAGTCTTCTGCAGGCCTGCCGGCTGCAGGGGCTATCGCCGTATCGCTATCTCGTGGACGTGCTGCAGTGCGTGGACAGCCATCCGGCGTCCGAGGTGGCGCTGCTGACGCCGCGGCTGTGGAAGGAGCGCTTCGGCGAAGATCCGCTGCTCTCGCCGCTCGAGAGGCACACCAGCCGAACCGCCGATTGA